The window GGCCAGCAGGTCTCCACGGCCGCTGCCCGCACCCACGCGGCCCGTCTGGTCACCGCACACGGCGAACCGGTCGACGACCCCGAGGGCGGCCTCACCCACCTCTTCCCGGCGCCCGAGGCACTGGCGGCGGTGGACCCGCAGTCACTGGCGATGCCACGCACCCGCCGTACGACCTTCACCAACCTCGTCGGCCAACTCGCCGACGGCAGCCTCCACTTGGGAGTGGAGAGCGACTGGGCCGAGGCCCGCTCCCGACTCCTCGCCCTCCCCGGCTTCGGCCCCTGGACGGTCGACGTGATCACCATGCGCGCCCTCGGCGACCCGGACGCCTTCCTCCCGACGGACCTCGGAATCCGCCGCGCGGCAGGGGAGTTGGGCCTGCCCTCCACTCCCGCCGCCCTCACGGCCCGCGCCGCCGCCTGGCGGCCCTGGCGGGCGTACGCCGTCCAGTATCTGTGGGCGACCGACAGCCACCCGATCAACTTCCTCCCGGTCTAAGGACGTTCCATGCCTAAGCACACCGTGATCGACAGCCCGTACGGCCCTCTCACCCTCGTCGCCGACGACGGCATCCTGTGCGGCCTCTACATGACCGAGCAGCGCCACCGACCACCGGAGGAGACGTTCGGCGCCCGCGACGACACCGTTTTCGGGGCCGCCGAGGAACAACTGGAGGCCTATTTCGCGGGCGAGTTGAAGGAGTTCACCCTCGAACTGCGCCTGAAAGGCACACCCTTCCAGCACAGCGTCTGGGACCAGCTCCGCCGGATCCCCTACGGCGAGACCCGCTCGTACGGCGATCTCGCCGACGCCCTCGGTAAACCGGGCGCCTCCCGTGCGGTCGGTCTCGCCAACGGCAAGAACCCGATCGGCATCATCGTCCCCTGCCACCGCGTCGTAGGAGCGGGCGGCAGCCTCACGGGGTACGGCGGCGGCCTCGACCGCAAGCAGCGGCTGCTGGAGTTCGAGGGCGGATCGGCGCTCTTCTAGGCCCCCGGCTCACCCGCCCGCTCCGCCGCACTGCGCTCCACGCAGAACTCGTTGCCCTCCGGATCGGCGAGGACCGCCCAGCCCTTGCCGTCCGGGGTGCGGCGGTCGTCGACGATCGTGGCGCCGAGGGCGAGGATCCGCTCGATCTCCTCGTCCCGGGTGCGGTCCTTGGGCTGAAGGTCCAGGTGCACGCGGTTCTTGACGGTCTTGGGCTCCGGGACGGTGACGAAGAGCAGGCCCGCGCCCTCGATCAGCGCGTCCTCGTCTCCCGGCTTGTCGTCCTCGTGCACGGGCAGGCCCAGCACCCGGGACCAGAATTCGGCGAGGCGGTAGGCGTCGGCGGAGTCGATCGTCACATGGCGGATTGCAGAGCTCATGATCGCATTCTGAGCTACTCGGCGAGCCCGCGCAGCAGCTGCGGCAGCGCGGTCCCGATCG of the Streptomyces sp. NBC_00287 genome contains:
- a CDS encoding methylated-DNA--[protein]-cysteine S-methyltransferase, which produces MPKHTVIDSPYGPLTLVADDGILCGLYMTEQRHRPPEETFGARDDTVFGAAEEQLEAYFAGELKEFTLELRLKGTPFQHSVWDQLRRIPYGETRSYGDLADALGKPGASRAVGLANGKNPIGIIVPCHRVVGAGGSLTGYGGGLDRKQRLLEFEGGSALF
- a CDS encoding VOC family protein is translated as MSSAIRHVTIDSADAYRLAEFWSRVLGLPVHEDDKPGDEDALIEGAGLLFVTVPEPKTVKNRVHLDLQPKDRTRDEEIERILALGATIVDDRRTPDGKGWAVLADPEGNEFCVERSAAERAGEPGA